A single window of Onychomys torridus chromosome 8, mOncTor1.1, whole genome shotgun sequence DNA harbors:
- the Nlgn2 gene encoding neuroligin-2 isoform X1 has product MWLLALCLVGLAGAQRGGGGPGGGAPGGPGLGLGSLGEERFPVVNTAYGRVRGVRRELNNEILGPVVQFLGVPYATPPLGARRFQPPEAPASWPGVRNATTLPPACPQNLHGALPAIMLPVWFTDNLEAAATYVQNQSEDCLYLNLYVPTEDGPLTKKRDEATLNPPDTDIRDSGKKPVMLFLHGGSYMEGTGNMFDGSVLAAYGNVIVATLNYRLGVLGFLSTGDQAAKGNYGLLDQIQALRWLSENVAHFGGDPERITIFGSGAGASCVNLLILSHHSEGLFQKAIAQSGTAISSWSVNYQPLKYTRLLAAKVGCDREDSTEAVECLRRKSSRELVDQDVQPARYHIAFGPVVDGDVVPDDPEILMQQGEFLNYDMLIGVNQGEGLKFVEDSAESEDGVSASAFDFTVSNFVDNLYGYPEGKDVLRETIKFMYTDWADRDNGEMRRKTLLALFTDHQWVAPAVATAKLHADYQSPVYFYTFYHHCQAEGRPEWADAAHGDELPYVFGVPMVGATDLFPCNFSKNDVMLSAVVMTYWTNFAKTGDPNQPVPQDTKFIHTKPNRFEEVVWSKFNSKEKQYLHIGLKPRVRDNYRANKVAFWLELVPHLHNLHTELFTTTTRLPPYATRWPPRTPGPGTSGTRRPPPPATLPPESDIDPGPRAYDRFPGDSRDYSTELSVTVAVGASLLFLNILAFAALYYKRDRRQELRCRRLSPPGGSGSGVPGGGPLLPTAGRELPPEEELVSLQLKRGGGVGADPAEALRPACPPDYTLALRRAPDDVPLLAPGALTLLPSGLGPPPPPPPPSLHPFGPFPPPPPTATSHNNTLPHPHSTTRV; this is encoded by the exons ATGTGGCTCCTGGCGTTGTGTCTGGTGGGGCTGGCTGGGGCTCAACGGGGAGGAGGGGGTCCCGGCGGCGGCGCCCCGGGCGGCCCGGGCCTGGGCCTCGGCAGCCTCGGGGAGGAGCGCTTCCCGGTAGTGAACACAGCCTACGGGCGAGTGCGCGGCGTGCGGCGGGAGCTCAACAACGAGATCCTGGGTCCGGTCGTGCAGTTCTTGGGCGTGCCCTACGCCACGCCGCCCTTGGGCGCCCGCCGCTTCCAGCCGCCTGAGGCACCGGCCTCGTGGCCCGGCGTGCGCAACGCCACCACCCTGCCGCCCGCCTGCCCGCAGAACCTGCACGGGGCCCTGCCGGCCATCATGCTGCCTGTGTGGTTCACCGACAACTTGGAGGCGGCCGCCACCTACGTTCAGAACCAGAGCGAGGACTGCCTGTACCTCAACCTCTACGTGCCCACTGAGGACG GTCCGCTCACAAAAAAACGTGACGAGGCGACGCTCAATCCGCCAGACACAG ATATCCGGGACTCTGGGAAGAAACCAGTGATGCTGTTTCTACATGGCGGCTCCTACATGGAGGGCACTGGGAACATGTTCGACGGCTCAGTCCTGGCTGCCTATGGCAATGTCATCGTAGCCACGCTCAACTACCGACTTGGGGTGCTCG GTTTTCTCAGCACTGGTGATCAGGCTGCAAAAGGCAACTATGGGCTCCTGGACCAGATCCAGGCCCTGCGCTGGCTCAGTGAAAACGTTGCCCATTTTGGAGGTGACCCTGAGCGCATCACCATCTTTGGGTCTGGTGCAGGGGCCTCCTGTGTCAACCTGCTGATCCTCTCCCACCATTCAGAAG GACTGTTCCAGAAGGCCATTGCTCAGAGTGGCACCGCCATTTCCAGCTGGTCTGTCAACTATCAGCCGCTCAAGTACACGCGGCTGCTGGCAGCCAAAGTGGGCTGTGACCGTGAGGACAGCACCGAGGCCGTGGAGTGTCTGCGCCGGAAGTCTTCCAGGGAGCTCGTGGACCAGGATGTGCAGCCTGCCCg CTACCACATTGCCTTTGGGCCCGTGGTGGACGGCGATGTAGTCCCTGACGACCCCGAGATCCTCATGCAGCAGGGAGAATTCCTCAACTACGACATGCTCATTGGTGTCAACCAGGGAGAGGGTCTCAAGTTCGTGGAGGACTCTGCGGAGAGCGAGGACGGCGTGTCTGCCAGCGCCTTTGACTTTACCGTCTCCAACTTTGTGGACAACTTGTATGGGTATCCGGAGGGCAAGGACGTGCTCCGAGAGACCATTAAGTTCATGTATACGGACTGGGCTGACCGGGACAATGGCGAGATGCGGCGGAAGACCCTTCTGGCACTCTTTACCGACCACCAGTGGGTAGCCCCCGCTGTGGCCACTGCCAAGCTGCATGCCGACTACCAGTCCCCTGTCTACTTTTACACCTtttaccaccactgccaggctgaggGCCGGCCAGAGTGGGCTGATGCAGCACACGGGGATGAGCTGCCCTACGTCTTTGGGGTGCCCATGGTGGGCGCCACCGACCTCTTCCCCTGCAACTTCTCCAAGAATGATGTCATGCTCAGCGCAGTAGTCATGACCTACTGGACCAACTTCGCCAAGACTGG TGACCCCAACCAGCCTGTGCCACAGGACACCAAGTTCATCCACACCAAGCCCAACCGCTTCGAGGAGGTGGTGTGGAGCAAGTTCAACAGCAAGGAGAAGCAGTACCTGCACATAGGCTTGAAGCCGCGCGTGCGCGACAACTACCGTGCCAACAAGGTGGCCTTCTGGCTGGAGCTCGTGCCCCACCTGCACAACCTCCACACAGAGCtcttcaccaccaccactcgCCTGCCCCCCTACGCCACGCGCTGGCCACCCCGCACACCGGGCCCGGGCACTTCCGGCACCCGCCGGCCACCCCCACCCGCCACTCTGCCACCCGAGTCTGATATTGACCCAGGCCCAAGGGCCTATGACCGCTTCCCTGGTGACTCGAGGGACTACTCCACGGAGCTAAGCGTCACGGTGGCCGTGGgggcctccctcctcttcctcaacatCCTTGCCTTTGCCGCCCTCTACTACAAGCGGGACCGGCGACAGGAGCTTCGGTGCAGGCGACTCAGCCCCCCGGGGGGCTCAGGCTCGGGTGTGCCTGGTGGGGGCCCCCTGCTTCCCACTGCTGGCCGGGAGCTACCTCCAGAGGAGGAGCTGGTGTCCCTGCAGCTGAAGCGGGGTGGTGGCGTTGGGGCGGACCCTGCTGAGGCCCTGCGCCCTGCCTGCCCACCCGACTATACCCTGGCCTTACGCCGGGCACCGGACGATGTGCCTCTCTTGGCCCCGGGGGCCCTGACCCTGCTGCCCAGTGGCCTGgggcccccacccccccccccacctccttctctccatccctttgGGCCCTTCCCACCACCGCCTCCTACTGCTACCAGCCACAACAACAcgctaccccacccccactccaccacTCGGGTATAG
- the Tmem256 gene encoding transmembrane protein 256 isoform X2 produces MAVVGSAFRRLGAQFPDAYGKELFDKANKHHFLHSLALLGVPYCRKPLWAGLLLASGTTLFCTSFYYQALSGDTSIQNLGPVGGSLLILGWLALAV; encoded by the exons ATGGCCGTGGTAGGGTCTGCTTTCCGCCGCCTAG GCGCCCAATTTCCGGATGCGTACGGGAAGGAG CTCTTTGACAAGGCCAACAAGCACCACTTTTTGCACAGCCTGGCTCTTTTAGGGGTACCCTATTGCAGAAAGCCTCTCTGG GCAGGACTACTGCTAGCTTCTGGAACTACCTTATTCTGTACCAGCTTTTACTACCAGGCTCTGAGTGGAGACACTAGCATCCAGAATCTGGGTCCTGTTGGAGGGAGCCTGCTAATCTTGGGCTGGCTTGCCTTGGCTGTTTGA
- the Spem1 gene encoding spermatid maturation protein 1, with product MAMAQRSRPEWDSYQNPNSNNCQDVGNSILILLGLIICINIGINLVTLLWSRLRIILHRIFHIICEKESTQLCSPRRQIQPSRKQTYPEVHLRCTMDPVKMTVTPPPTRRHRRRASQSRRAHRPLAWAPDTDEGRPPHQHQAICSHHWDGPKDWESFQPLQEIWEPWTQDGLEQPPQTIRFQPAVEGRPLKTEIRSEQGLEAYVYTVNPPPPSPEALSHKNNGVGPGAGVEGEQAQCQPASPTFLGPANIPEIPRRRSSGRIVYDARDVRRRLRELTREVEALSHCYPLVSGSSTVEGTSKDWVYRPLKGR from the exons ATGGCCATGGCTCAGCGGTCACGGCCTGAGTGGGATTCATATCAAAACCCCAACAGCAACAACTGCCAGGACGTGGGGAACTCCATTCTGATACTGTTGGGTCTCATCATCTGTATTAACATTGGCATCAATTTGGTGACCCTG CTCTGGAGCCGACTCCGCATCATCTTACACCGAATATTCCATATCATTTGTGAGAAAG AATCTACTCAATTATGCTCACCTAGGAGGCAGATCCAGCCCTCGAGGAAACAGACCTACCCTGAAGTCCATCTTCGATGTACCATGGACCCTGTGAAAATGACCGTGACCCCCCCACCCACTCGGCGTCACCGCCGGAGAGCTTCCCAGTCTCGCCGTGCCCACCGCCCACTAGCTTGGGCCCCTGACACTGACGAAGGGAGGCCTCCACATCAGCACCAGGCAATCTGCTCCCACCACTGGGATGGTCCTAAGGACTGGGAAAGCTTCCAACCCCTGCAGGAGATCTGGGAACCCTGGACTCAGGATGGTCTTGAGCAACCTCCCCAGACCATCCGTTTCCAACCAGCAGTAGAGGGAAGGCCTCTCAAAACCGAGATCCGGTCAGAGCAGGGCCTAGAGGCCTACGTGTATACTGTGAACCCCCCGCCTCCCAGCCCAGAGGCTTTGAGCCATAAAAACAATGGGGTGGGGCCAGGGGCAGGTGTTGAGGGTGAGCAAGCACAGTGCCAGCCTGCCTCACCAACCTTCCTGGGTCCAGCAAATATCCCTGAAATACCTCGGCGCCGTTCCTCAGGCCGAATAGTGTATGATGCCCGAGATGTGAGACGCAGGCTTCGAGAACTGACCCGGGAGGTAGAAGCATTGTCCCACTGTTACCCCTTGGTTTCTGGATCCAGCACAGTTGAGGGGACAAGCAAAGATTGGGTGTATCGTCCCCTAAAGGGAAGATGa
- the Nlgn2 gene encoding neuroligin-2 isoform X2 yields the protein MWLLALCLVGLAGAQRGGGGPGGGAPGGPGLGLGSLGEERFPVVNTAYGRVRGVRRELNNEILGPVVQFLGVPYATPPLGARRFQPPEAPASWPGVRNATTLPPACPQNLHGALPAIMLPVWFTDNLEAAATYVQNQSEDCLYLNLYVPTEDDIRDSGKKPVMLFLHGGSYMEGTGNMFDGSVLAAYGNVIVATLNYRLGVLGFLSTGDQAAKGNYGLLDQIQALRWLSENVAHFGGDPERITIFGSGAGASCVNLLILSHHSEGLFQKAIAQSGTAISSWSVNYQPLKYTRLLAAKVGCDREDSTEAVECLRRKSSRELVDQDVQPARYHIAFGPVVDGDVVPDDPEILMQQGEFLNYDMLIGVNQGEGLKFVEDSAESEDGVSASAFDFTVSNFVDNLYGYPEGKDVLRETIKFMYTDWADRDNGEMRRKTLLALFTDHQWVAPAVATAKLHADYQSPVYFYTFYHHCQAEGRPEWADAAHGDELPYVFGVPMVGATDLFPCNFSKNDVMLSAVVMTYWTNFAKTGDPNQPVPQDTKFIHTKPNRFEEVVWSKFNSKEKQYLHIGLKPRVRDNYRANKVAFWLELVPHLHNLHTELFTTTTRLPPYATRWPPRTPGPGTSGTRRPPPPATLPPESDIDPGPRAYDRFPGDSRDYSTELSVTVAVGASLLFLNILAFAALYYKRDRRQELRCRRLSPPGGSGSGVPGGGPLLPTAGRELPPEEELVSLQLKRGGGVGADPAEALRPACPPDYTLALRRAPDDVPLLAPGALTLLPSGLGPPPPPPPPSLHPFGPFPPPPPTATSHNNTLPHPHSTTRV from the exons ATGTGGCTCCTGGCGTTGTGTCTGGTGGGGCTGGCTGGGGCTCAACGGGGAGGAGGGGGTCCCGGCGGCGGCGCCCCGGGCGGCCCGGGCCTGGGCCTCGGCAGCCTCGGGGAGGAGCGCTTCCCGGTAGTGAACACAGCCTACGGGCGAGTGCGCGGCGTGCGGCGGGAGCTCAACAACGAGATCCTGGGTCCGGTCGTGCAGTTCTTGGGCGTGCCCTACGCCACGCCGCCCTTGGGCGCCCGCCGCTTCCAGCCGCCTGAGGCACCGGCCTCGTGGCCCGGCGTGCGCAACGCCACCACCCTGCCGCCCGCCTGCCCGCAGAACCTGCACGGGGCCCTGCCGGCCATCATGCTGCCTGTGTGGTTCACCGACAACTTGGAGGCGGCCGCCACCTACGTTCAGAACCAGAGCGAGGACTGCCTGTACCTCAACCTCTACGTGCCCACTGAGGACG ATATCCGGGACTCTGGGAAGAAACCAGTGATGCTGTTTCTACATGGCGGCTCCTACATGGAGGGCACTGGGAACATGTTCGACGGCTCAGTCCTGGCTGCCTATGGCAATGTCATCGTAGCCACGCTCAACTACCGACTTGGGGTGCTCG GTTTTCTCAGCACTGGTGATCAGGCTGCAAAAGGCAACTATGGGCTCCTGGACCAGATCCAGGCCCTGCGCTGGCTCAGTGAAAACGTTGCCCATTTTGGAGGTGACCCTGAGCGCATCACCATCTTTGGGTCTGGTGCAGGGGCCTCCTGTGTCAACCTGCTGATCCTCTCCCACCATTCAGAAG GACTGTTCCAGAAGGCCATTGCTCAGAGTGGCACCGCCATTTCCAGCTGGTCTGTCAACTATCAGCCGCTCAAGTACACGCGGCTGCTGGCAGCCAAAGTGGGCTGTGACCGTGAGGACAGCACCGAGGCCGTGGAGTGTCTGCGCCGGAAGTCTTCCAGGGAGCTCGTGGACCAGGATGTGCAGCCTGCCCg CTACCACATTGCCTTTGGGCCCGTGGTGGACGGCGATGTAGTCCCTGACGACCCCGAGATCCTCATGCAGCAGGGAGAATTCCTCAACTACGACATGCTCATTGGTGTCAACCAGGGAGAGGGTCTCAAGTTCGTGGAGGACTCTGCGGAGAGCGAGGACGGCGTGTCTGCCAGCGCCTTTGACTTTACCGTCTCCAACTTTGTGGACAACTTGTATGGGTATCCGGAGGGCAAGGACGTGCTCCGAGAGACCATTAAGTTCATGTATACGGACTGGGCTGACCGGGACAATGGCGAGATGCGGCGGAAGACCCTTCTGGCACTCTTTACCGACCACCAGTGGGTAGCCCCCGCTGTGGCCACTGCCAAGCTGCATGCCGACTACCAGTCCCCTGTCTACTTTTACACCTtttaccaccactgccaggctgaggGCCGGCCAGAGTGGGCTGATGCAGCACACGGGGATGAGCTGCCCTACGTCTTTGGGGTGCCCATGGTGGGCGCCACCGACCTCTTCCCCTGCAACTTCTCCAAGAATGATGTCATGCTCAGCGCAGTAGTCATGACCTACTGGACCAACTTCGCCAAGACTGG TGACCCCAACCAGCCTGTGCCACAGGACACCAAGTTCATCCACACCAAGCCCAACCGCTTCGAGGAGGTGGTGTGGAGCAAGTTCAACAGCAAGGAGAAGCAGTACCTGCACATAGGCTTGAAGCCGCGCGTGCGCGACAACTACCGTGCCAACAAGGTGGCCTTCTGGCTGGAGCTCGTGCCCCACCTGCACAACCTCCACACAGAGCtcttcaccaccaccactcgCCTGCCCCCCTACGCCACGCGCTGGCCACCCCGCACACCGGGCCCGGGCACTTCCGGCACCCGCCGGCCACCCCCACCCGCCACTCTGCCACCCGAGTCTGATATTGACCCAGGCCCAAGGGCCTATGACCGCTTCCCTGGTGACTCGAGGGACTACTCCACGGAGCTAAGCGTCACGGTGGCCGTGGgggcctccctcctcttcctcaacatCCTTGCCTTTGCCGCCCTCTACTACAAGCGGGACCGGCGACAGGAGCTTCGGTGCAGGCGACTCAGCCCCCCGGGGGGCTCAGGCTCGGGTGTGCCTGGTGGGGGCCCCCTGCTTCCCACTGCTGGCCGGGAGCTACCTCCAGAGGAGGAGCTGGTGTCCCTGCAGCTGAAGCGGGGTGGTGGCGTTGGGGCGGACCCTGCTGAGGCCCTGCGCCCTGCCTGCCCACCCGACTATACCCTGGCCTTACGCCGGGCACCGGACGATGTGCCTCTCTTGGCCCCGGGGGCCCTGACCCTGCTGCCCAGTGGCCTGgggcccccacccccccccccacctccttctctccatccctttgGGCCCTTCCCACCACCGCCTCCTACTGCTACCAGCCACAACAACAcgctaccccacccccactccaccacTCGGGTATAG
- the Tmem256 gene encoding transmembrane protein 256 isoform X1, whose product MAVVGSAFRRLGALSGAGALGLATYGAHGAQFPDAYGKELFDKANKHHFLHSLALLGVPYCRKPLWAGLLLASGTTLFCTSFYYQALSGDTSIQNLGPVGGSLLILGWLALAV is encoded by the exons ATGGCCGTGGTAGGGTCTGCTTTCCGCCGCCTAGGTGCCTTGTCCGGAGCTGGGGCCTTGGGTTTGGCCACCTACGGGGCACACG GCGCCCAATTTCCGGATGCGTACGGGAAGGAG CTCTTTGACAAGGCCAACAAGCACCACTTTTTGCACAGCCTGGCTCTTTTAGGGGTACCCTATTGCAGAAAGCCTCTCTGG GCAGGACTACTGCTAGCTTCTGGAACTACCTTATTCTGTACCAGCTTTTACTACCAGGCTCTGAGTGGAGACACTAGCATCCAGAATCTGGGTCCTGTTGGAGGGAGCCTGCTAATCTTGGGCTGGCTTGCCTTGGCTGTTTGA
- the Spem2 gene encoding uncharacterized protein SPEM2: MENQLWRGTLGCCNQYQESPQDAEDILFLLLGLIILVNIGINVTTVMWHGLQNALDKMTFWMNQNTDEVQATDCPPANVQDVHIHCILDPVQVKMTQPTHCSSSSYHRLRKRCSGKLRRSRCRSRHQPGSHIRFPQGRHSHQRRLRNSRQLSGSCLPFCKQPQSHRTSQLRPLPFFDLEDRDSLPEDDQSCPHPKHPHRGWGGFYKPVGLASNVGLWGRQGGILASLPLSSLYLSPELRRLPKRVEAKSELRLQTFGPHYSQSRVWGNVEAEQWTSSPAPARRLLPNPSWVTVGYSPFSSGGHVPHDAWDQRRRGVEGSEPPLASVCRNPRPEALGYREHGSSQAHRQNLPSYAHSQANHSPPQSTGHMGYSSRESHEIRRRTADWTDVFPSRHPLTTSTSLTALGETTYQRAPAASSGLMIPHSSQPLPEVQASDPTPPPTTFVPLSRNPGGNASYQVYDSLELKRQVQENRGRASSLPPPSTSASRPSLHRSRTGKLN; encoded by the exons ATGGAAAACCAGCTATGGCGGGGCACCCTGGGATGCTGCAATCAATACCAAGAAAGCCCCCAGGATGCTGAAGACATCTTATTCCTGCTGCTGGGTCTCATCATTCTTGTCAACATCGGCATCAATGTGACAACCGTG aTGTGGCATGGGCTCCAGAATGCCTTAGACAAGATGACCTTTTGGATGAATCAGAACA CCGATGAAGTCCAGGCTACCGACTGTCCCCCAGCCAACGTCCAGGACGTCCACATCCATTGTATCCTGGACCCCGTGCAAGTGAAGATGACGCAACCCACAcactgttcctcttcctcctaccACCGTCTCCGTAAGCGCTGTAGCGGCAAGCTCCGCCGCAGCCGCTGCCGCAGCCGCCACCAACCGGGCAGCCACATCCGCTTCCCACAGGGCCGCCACAGCCACCAGCGGAGGCTTCGAAACAGCAGGCAGCTCTCCGGTAGCTGCCTACCCTTCTGTAAGCAACCTCAAAGCCACAGGACGTCACAGCTGAGGCCACTGCCCTTTTTTGACCTGGAAGACCGGGATTCCCTTCCGGAGGACGACCAGTCCTGCCCGCATCCCAAACACCCGCACAGGGGCTGGGGCGGCTTTTACAAGCCGGTAGGCCTGGCCTCCAATGTGGGACTGTGGGGCCGCCAGGGTGGAATCCTCGCCAGCCTCCCGTTATCCTCTCTCTACCTGTCTCCCGAGCTGCGCCGCTTGCCCAAGCGGGTAGAAGCCAAATCAGAACTGAGGCTACAGACTTTCGGCCCCCATTACTCGCAGTCCCGGGTCTGGGGTAATGTGGAAGCTGAGCAGTGGACCTCATCACCAGCGCCTGCCCGCCGGCTGCTTCCTAACCCCTCCTGGGTCACTGTGGGCTACAGCCCCTTCTCTTCAGGGGGGCACGTACCCCATGATGCCTGGGATCAGCGGCGGCGTGGGGTGGAAGGCTCTGAGCCAccactggcctctgtgtgcagGAACCCCAGGCCAGAGGCCCTGGGCTACCGGGAGCACGGCTCCTCCCAGGCCCACCGGCAGAACCTCCCTAGCTATGCGCACAGCCAAGCCAACCACAGCCCACCGCAATCCACAGGACACATGGGTTACAGCTCCCGGGAATCTCACGAGATCCGCAGGCGGACAGCTGACTGGACTGACGTTTTTCCCTCTCGGCACCCTCTGACTACATCTACCTCCCTCACGGCGTTGGGTGAGACTACCTACCAAAGGGCCCCAGCTGCCAGCTCCGGCCTGATGATCCCTCACTCCTCTCAGCCCTTGCCTGAAGTGCAGGCTTCTGATCCAACTCCACCTCCAACCACCTTTGTTCCGCTCAGTCGGAATCCAGGTGGCAATGCCAGCTACCAGGTGTATGACAGCCTGGAGCTGAAGAGGCAGGTGCAGGAGAACAGGGGACGGGCCAGCTCCTTGCCACCACCTTCCACCTCAGCCTCAAGGCCCTCTCTGCATAGAAGTCGGACAGGGAAACTTAACTGA